A window of Roseateles sp. XES5 genomic DNA:
CCTTCGACAGCCGCGGCGGCTGCGTTGGCAGCGCTCAGTACGGCGAAGGCCCGGCCGAAAAAGCCCTGGGCGAAGGAGTTGCGGAGGGTGGTCATTGGATTGCTCGCTTTCTGTTTTAGCTTACGAGCACAAGATGGTGCCTGGGGCGGGAAAGAACAACCGACGGAATCTCAGCCCAGCCATGCAACGGATGCAGGCCGGAAACGCGGGGTTTCCGGCCTGCATTGCTTTCAAGCGTCGAGGGAAAGCTCAGTCTTCGTTTGCCGCGAGCTGCGAGAGGACTTCGCCCCTGCCGCGGGCGCGCAGGATGAGCGGCACGACGATGGCAAGGAAGGCGAGACCGAAGAGCAAGACGGCGATCGGCGACATGAAGAGCGCCGTCACGTCGCCCTGGCTGATGGCCAGCGCGCGGCGGAGCTGCTGTTCGGCCATCGGTCCCAGGATCAGGCCGACGACGACAGGCGCGATCGGATAGCCGAAGAGGCGCATGGCGAAGCCGAGCAGGCCGAAGGCGAGCAGCATGCCGAGCTCGAAGACCGACGGATTGGCGCCGATGGTGCCGAGCGTCGCGAAGACCAGGATGCCGGCATAGAGCCAGGGCTTCGGAATGGTCAGCAGCTTCACCCACAGACCGATCAGCGGCAGGTTCAGGACCAGCAGCATGAAGTTGGCAATCAGCAGACTGGCGATGAGGCCCCAGACGAGCTGCGGATTGGACGCGAACAGCAGCGGGCCGGGCTGTAGGCCGTATTGCTGGAAGCCGGCGAGCATGATCGCGGCTGTCGCCGATGTCGGAAGGCCGAGGGTCAGCAGCGGAACGAGCGTGCCGGCGGCCGAGGCATTGTTGGCCGCTTCCGGTCCGGCGACGCCTTCGATGGCGCCGTTGCCGAATTCTTCCGGATGCTTGCTCAGCCGCTTTTCCGTGGCATAGGACAGGAAGGTGCCGATCTCGGCGCCGCCGGCCGGCATCGCGCCGATCGGGAAGCCGATGGCGGTGCCACGCAGCCAGGGTTTCCACGAGCGCGCCCAGTCGGCCGCGTTCATCCAGACCGATCCCTTGACGGCCTCGACCTTGTCAGGCTCGGAATCGCCCTTGGCGGCGATATAAAGCGACTCGCCGATGGCGAACATCGCGACCGCCAGCGTCGTCACTTCCACCCCGTCCAGAAGGTCGGGAATACCGAAGGAAAGGCGTGTCTGGCCGCTCAGCTGGTCGATGCCGATGATCGCCAGCGTCAGGCCGACGAACAGCGAGGTAAGGCCGCGCAGCGTCGAGTCACCGAAGGCGGAGGAGACCGTCACGAAGGCGAGCACCATCAGCGCGAAATATTCCCGCGGGCCGAAGACCAGCGCAAGCTTGACGATGTAGGGGGCGATGAAGGCGAGAGCGAGCGTGGCGATGAGGCCGGCGACGAACGAGCCGATGGCGGCTGTCGCCAGCGCCGGGCCGCCGCGGCCGGCGCGCGCCATCTTGTTGCCTTCGAGCGCGGTGACGATCGAGGCGCTTTCACCGGGCGTGTTGAGCAGGATCGAGGCAGTCGAGCCGCCATACATGCCGCCGTAATAGATGCCGGCGAACATGATCAGCGAGCCGGCGGGGTCCAGCTTGTAGGTGACCGGCAGCAGGAGGGCGACCGTGAGCGCCGGGCCGATGCCGGGCAGCACGCCGACGGCGGTGCCGAGCGTCACGCCGATCAGCGCATAGAGCAGGTTCATCGGCTGAACCGCGATGGCGAGGCCCTGCAGGAAGAATTCGAATGTCGACATGATCTGCCGCCCTTCCTAGAAAAACAGTCGTTCGAGCGGTCCGGCAGGCAGGGACAGCTGCAAGAGCTTGGCAAAGATCATCCAGACGATGAAGGACAGGACGATGCCCACGGGAATGGTCGCCCAGAGCTTGCGCCGCCCGAAACCGCAGGCGGTGAGGGCGAAGAGCATCCCGGTCGCGATGGAGAAACCGGCAGGCTTCAAGAGCAGCATCTGCGCGGCAAGGCCGGCAACAAGACAGATGACCGGGAACCGGGCGATGGTTTCGCGCGCCGGAAAATCGCCGCGCCAGGCTTCGAAGCCGGTCCAGATGCCGAGGATGACGAGGCCGATCGCGATCCAGTGCGGCACCGTGGCCGGACCGATCGGGGCGACGTTGCTGACGGCGGTGAGGCGGGC
This region includes:
- a CDS encoding tripartite tricarboxylate transporter permease; the protein is MSTFEFFLQGLAIAVQPMNLLYALIGVTLGTAVGVLPGIGPALTVALLLPVTYKLDPAGSLIMFAGIYYGGMYGGSTASILLNTPGESASIVTALEGNKMARAGRGGPALATAAIGSFVAGLIATLALAFIAPYIVKLALVFGPREYFALMVLAFVTVSSAFGDSTLRGLTSLFVGLTLAIIGIDQLSGQTRLSFGIPDLLDGVEVTTLAVAMFAIGESLYIAAKGDSEPDKVEAVKGSVWMNAADWARSWKPWLRGTAIGFPIGAMPAGGAEIGTFLSYATEKRLSKHPEEFGNGAIEGVAGPEAANNASAAGTLVPLLTLGLPTSATAAIMLAGFQQYGLQPGPLLFASNPQLVWGLIASLLIANFMLLVLNLPLIGLWVKLLTIPKPWLYAGILVFATLGTIGANPSVFELGMLLAFGLLGFAMRLFGYPIAPVVVGLILGPMAEQQLRRALAISQGDVTALFMSPIAVLLFGLAFLAIVVPLILRARGRGEVLSQLAANED
- a CDS encoding tripartite tricarboxylate transporter TctB family protein; translated protein: MSEVPSSRGKRRPDRAALVIAPALILAAGVIWWDVARLTAVSNVAPIGPATVPHWIAIGLVILGIWTGFEAWRGDFPARETIARFPVICLVAGLAAQMLLLKPAGFSIATGMLFALTACGFGRRKLWATIPVGIVLSFIVWMIFAKLLQLSLPAGPLERLFF